The genomic window TTGCCCACAGCAACGCCACGACTGAAACGCGGTTTTTGGTCGGGCTGATCTGGCTGTCCACCCTCTTCCAGCTGCTGAACTTGATCGAACTCCATTTCCAGGCGCATGCAACGACCAGGAACACCGCCATCGCCAATAGCGCGGCAACCATCCTTTCGGCGCTGCTCAAGGCGGCATTGATTTGGAACGAGGCGCCCTTGGCGCTGTTTGCGGCAGCTTCGATTCTGGAAACGTCGATTCTTGCGATCTTTCTCGCTTCGTTCTACCAGAAGGCCGGGCGACGCATATTGCGCTGGCGCTTCGACTGGGCAATCGCGAGCCTTCTCGCGCGACAGGGGTGGCCGCTGTTTCTTTCGGCGCTCGCCATCGCGGTCTATTCCCGGATTGACCAGATCATCATCGAAGCCTTGCTGTCGGCCGAAGCCGTCGGTCATTACGCGGCAGCAACCCGATTGAGCGAATCCTGGTTCTTCATTCCGACAATCATCTGCAATGCGTTGCTGCCTTCGGCCATAGCCGCAAGGTCGGCCAGCGCGGAAACATACCGGCACATTCAGTTCAGGATATACCGCAGCATGTTTGTTCTAGGTGGCGCAGTTGCGCTGCCGGTGACGCTGCTCAGCGATGAGATCACCCTGCTGCTATACGGACCGGCCTACACGTCGGCCGGCACAGTTCTTTCGATTCACATCTGGAGCGGCTTGTTCGTCGGCCTGGGATGCGCGTCCAGTCTTTGGCTGATTGCGGAGGGCCTTACTCGGTATTCCCTATACCGGACATTCATTGGCGGGGTAGCTAGCGTCACCCTGAATTTCCTATTGATTCCGAAACTTGGTTTGACAGGAGCCGCGATCTCGGCGCTGTGCAGCTATTTCATTGCCACCTTCAGCCTGCTGTTGTTTTCCAGAACACGGGCCTGTGGCATCGCCATGCTATTCCCCCGTATGCCAAAGTAATGAACGGACACGTCGAATGTTGAAAACCTTCGTCAAACTGGTCGGCAACGCTCGTCCGCTGGCCGACCTGATCAACAACGGCCCGCTTTCGGAGGACGGCTGGTTCTTGAGCTGGCACCGCAAGGAATCTATCGACGCCCAAGGCAAACCGATCCCCTGGATGACTTACCCGGCAATCGAATTCCTCAGCCGTCACCTGCCCAAGAACATACGCGTGCTTGAATATGGCTGCGGCAACAGTACCTATTGGTGGGCAGCACGTGCCGCATCAGTCGTGAGCATCGAGCACGACCCCGACTGGTATGCACGAACACGCCCCAAGCTCCCCCCTCATTGCACCCTTAAGCACATTTCCCTTGAAAACGAAGGAGACTATGCACGAGCAAGCCTTGCCTACGACCATGCGTTCGAGATCGTGGTTATCGACGGAAGGGATCGTGCCAGCTGCCTTCAGCACTGTCCGCAGGCACTTACCGAT from Azospira restricta includes these protein-coding regions:
- a CDS encoding flippase; the encoded protein is MPEHDRAMPSMKSYLGSAFWLLVEKVLRLTSGLLVGIWLARYLGPTDFGSLSYALNLVALLAGFLTLGLDNLIVRELVKAPDREDRLLGTALGMRIAGLALSAVAACVILAHSNATTETRFLVGLIWLSTLFQLLNLIELHFQAHATTRNTAIANSAATILSALLKAALIWNEAPLALFAAASILETSILAIFLASFYQKAGRRILRWRFDWAIASLLARQGWPLFLSALAIAVYSRIDQIIIEALLSAEAVGHYAAATRLSESWFFIPTIICNALLPSAIAARSASAETYRHIQFRIYRSMFVLGGAVALPVTLLSDEITLLLYGPAYTSAGTVLSIHIWSGLFVGLGCASSLWLIAEGLTRYSLYRTFIGGVASVTLNFLLIPKLGLTGAAISALCSYFIATFSLLLFSRTRACGIAMLFPRMPK
- a CDS encoding class I SAM-dependent methyltransferase, which produces MLKTFVKLVGNARPLADLINNGPLSEDGWFLSWHRKESIDAQGKPIPWMTYPAIEFLSRHLPKNIRVLEYGCGNSTYWWAARAASVVSIEHDPDWYARTRPKLPPHCTLKHISLENEGDYARASLAYDHAFEIVVIDGRDRASCLQHCPQALTDDGIIILDDSWREHYQESIRKLLSKGWRRIEFIGYAPISSARGETSIFYRDGNLLGL